In Pyxidicoccus xibeiensis, the genomic stretch TCCATGGGAGGGAACGCGGCGGCGGAGCACTGCGCCCGGGACGCGCGCTGCCGGGCCGTGGCCATCCTCGACGGCGGGCTGTGGACGGCGGTGGCGCGCAGCGGGGTGGCGAGGCCGGTGCTCGAAGTCTTTGGCGAGCATCCCGAGTACGTGCAGCCCTGCGGCGAGTCCGTGCGCCGGGGCATGTTCAACTCGGAGGAGTACTGCCGCGCGGACCAGCGCCACGTGGTGCGCGGCTGGCAGCGCGTCTTCAGGGAGGGCCGGCCCGGCTACAGCCTCCAGATTCACGGCGCCGGGCACGCGAGCTTCACGGACTGCGCGATGCTGCCCCTGCGCGGCTGGTCCCCCGCGAGGATGGCGCTGGGGACCATCGACGGCCGGCGGATGCTGCGGGTGCTGGCCGAGTGCCTGCGCGCCTTCTTCGACCGGCACGTGAAGGACCTGCCCGCGCCGCTGCTGGACGACCCGGCCCGGGTGTTCCCGGAGGTGGAGTCCGCCCCGCCCGAGGTGCTCTTCGCGGTGCGGCCAGGCGAGGCGCCTCCGGGCCAGCTCTCACCGTGAAGCGCAGGGAGACGTGCGGCGTCCGTGGAGGCCTCGCCACTGCGCGTGAGGTGAAGCGCTCACGCCGCTTCCGTCGTGCCCCGCGTGGACACGTCCGCCCACGTCAGCCCGAAGCGCGCGAGGTACTTCTTCAGCCGGTCCGCGTCGTTGACGCTCTGCTTGCGCGCGCGCGACTGGGCGAAGAGCACGCGCCCCGCGTCCGACAGCGAGCGCGCCGCCCGGCAGACGCCCAGCACGTCCGCCAGTTGCACGCGGTCGAACCGGTCCAGCTCCCGGGCCAGGTCCTCGCCCAGCACCTCCGCGACCAGGTCCGTCGCGCCCGTGCGCGAGTCCGCCCGCGTCCCCGCGGGGCGCCACTGCTCGCGCAGCCGGGCAAGCTCCTCGTCCACCACGTCGCGGGTAATCCGCCCGCCCACCGCGAGCGTGGCCATGCGCAGCACGGCCGCATTGAGGTCGCGGAAGTTGCCCGTCCACCGCGCCTCCGGTGAGGTGGCGAAGCCCAGGAACCGCTCCTGCGCCTCCTTGTTCATGGTGACGCGGGTGTCCACCGCCTCCGACGCCTGGTCCAGCTCGTAGAGGAGGTTGGGCGGGATGTCCTCGGGGCGCTCGCGCAGCGCGGGCAGCCGGAAGGTCCACAGGTTGATGCGCGCGAGCAGGTCCTCACGGAACCGGCCGCGCTCCACCTCCAGCTGCAAGTCGCGGTTGGTGCCGGCGATGAGCTGGAAGTCGCTCTCCACCTCCTTGTCGGAGCCCACCGGCAGGAAGCGCTTGTCCTCCAGCGCGCGCAGCAGCATGGCCTGCTCGTCCGCGCCCAGCTCGCCAATCTCGTCCAGGAACAGCACGCCGCCGTTCGCCTGCCGCAGCAGCCCCGGCCTGTCGCTCAGCGCCCCCGTGAAGGCGCCCTTCACGTGGCCGAAGAGGGCGGACATGGCGCCGTCGCCGCGCAGCGTGGCGCAGTTGAGGTCCACGAAGGAGCCGGCCACCCCGCGCCGCGCCTTCTTCAGCGCGTAGATGCGCCGCGCGAGCTGGGACTTGCCCGCGCCCGTGGGGCCGGTAATGAGCAGCGGGGCGCGCGAGTTCATCGCCACCTGCTCGATGCGCTCGATGAGCCGGTTGAACGCGGGGTTGAGCGTGTCGATGCCGGCCTTGAGGAAGGACAGGCCCTCGCGCTGCTCCTGCCGGAAGCGCGCGGCCAGCGTGTCGTACTGCGACAAATCCAGGTCGATGAGCGTGTGCGTGCCCGCCCCGGAGCCCCGCCCCACCGGAGACACCTGCACCAGCTTCCCGGGGATGAGCCGGCTCTCCACCATCAGGAACATGCAGATCTGCGCGATGTGCGTGCCGGTGGTGATGTGGACGAGGTAGTCCTCCTCCTCCGGGTTGAAGGTGTACCCGCGCACGTGGTCCAGCAGCGCGCCGTAGGTCTCCTCCAAATCCCACGGGTCCTGGAGGTCCAGCGGCGTGGGGCGCACCTGCGTCTCCGGGGACACCTGGCGGATGTCCCCCACCAGCGTCGCCGCCAGCGCCGTGGCGTTGGGTGGGTGCAGCAGCTCCAGCCGGTGCACCACCAGGTCCTCCTGCTGGCACAGCGCCACCGTGGGCCGCCACTTCGTCCACCGCCCCGGCCCCTGTCCCGTGTCCAGCGTCGTCCCCAGCATCCCGAGGACCACCGTCCTGCGCGCCCGTGTCTTCGCCATTCAGATAGGACTTTATCCGAAGGGATAGGCGGAAGCACCTCGCCCGGAGTGGCTTCCCTCGGAAGAGGGGTTGGCACGCCGGCTGCTCTACCTCCCAACGTGACCAGGACGCAGGACGCAAGCGCCTGGGCAGACGACCGAAAGGTAGAAGCCATGAACCGCAACAACGCGAGCTACGAGGTGCTGTCGGACGAGGCGGGTCGCCCCATCAAGGCGTGGACGGTGGGTGTGCCGTTCGAGGACGAGGCGAAGAAGCAGCTGCGCAACCTCCGGGGCCTGCCCTTCATCCACAAGTGGGTCGCGGTGATGCCGGACGTGCACCGCGGCTACGGGGCGACTGTCGGTAGCGTCGTCCCCACGGTGGGCGCGGTGGTGCCGGCGGCGGTGGGCGTGGACATCGGTTGCGGGATGATTGCGGTGCGCACGACGCTGCGCGCGGACCAGCTGCCGGACTCGCTGCGTGGGGTCCGCTCGGCCATCGAGCGCGCGGTGCCGCACGGCCGCACGGACAACGGCGGCCGTAACGACGTGGGCGCGTGGCGCGTGGCTCCGGCCGCGCACCAGGACGCGTGGCTGCGGCTGATGGAGGGGTACGACACCATCGTCGCGAAGCACCCGCGCATCGGCCGTGGGCCGGACCTGGCGCACCTCGGGACGCTCGGGACGGGTAACCACTTCATCGAGCTGTGCCTGGACGAGGCGGACGGCGTGTGGCTGATGTTGCACTCCGGCTCGCGCGGCGTGGGTAACCGCATCGGCAGCTACTTCATCGAGCTGGCGAAGGAGGACATGCGCCGCTGGTTCATCAACCTCCCCGACGCGGACCTGGCGTACCTGGCCGAGGGGACGGAGCACTTCGATGACTACGTCTTCGCCGTGAGCTGGGCGCAGGACTACGCCGCCACCAACCGCCAGCTGATGCTGCACTCGGCGGTGGAGGCCCTGAAGCTGAGCGGTGAGCTGCCGCCGTTCGAGCTGATGGAGGAGGCGGTGAACTGCCACCACAACTACATCTCCCGTGAGCACCACTACGGGAAGAACTGCTTCGTGACGCGCAAGGGCGCGGTGCGGGCGCGCGAGGGTGACCTCGGCATCATCCCCGGCAGCATGGGGGCGCGTTCGTACATCGTCCGCGGGAAGGGGAACGACGAGGCCTTCCACTCCTGCAGCCACGGCGCGGGCCGGGTGATGTCGCGTGAGGCGGCGAAGAAGCGCTTCACGCTGGAGGACCACGTGAAGGCGACGGCGGGCGTGGAGTGCCGCAAGGACGTGGACGTCATCGACGAGACGCCGGCTGCGTACAAGCCCATCGATGCGGTGATGGCGGCGCAGG encodes the following:
- the rtcR gene encoding RNA repair transcriptional activator RtcR, which codes for MAKTRARRTVVLGMLGTTLDTGQGPGRWTKWRPTVALCQQEDLVVHRLELLHPPNATALAATLVGDIRQVSPETQVRPTPLDLQDPWDLEETYGALLDHVRGYTFNPEEEDYLVHITTGTHIAQICMFLMVESRLIPGKLVQVSPVGRGSGAGTHTLIDLDLSQYDTLAARFRQEQREGLSFLKAGIDTLNPAFNRLIERIEQVAMNSRAPLLITGPTGAGKSQLARRIYALKKARRGVAGSFVDLNCATLRGDGAMSALFGHVKGAFTGALSDRPGLLRQANGGVLFLDEIGELGADEQAMLLRALEDKRFLPVGSDKEVESDFQLIAGTNRDLQLEVERGRFREDLLARINLWTFRLPALRERPEDIPPNLLYELDQASEAVDTRVTMNKEAQERFLGFATSPEARWTGNFRDLNAAVLRMATLAVGGRITRDVVDEELARLREQWRPAGTRADSRTGATDLVAEVLGEDLARELDRFDRVQLADVLGVCRAARSLSDAGRVLFAQSRARKQSVNDADRLKKYLARFGLTWADVSTRGTTEAA
- a CDS encoding RtcB family protein translates to MNRNNASYEVLSDEAGRPIKAWTVGVPFEDEAKKQLRNLRGLPFIHKWVAVMPDVHRGYGATVGSVVPTVGAVVPAAVGVDIGCGMIAVRTTLRADQLPDSLRGVRSAIERAVPHGRTDNGGRNDVGAWRVAPAAHQDAWLRLMEGYDTIVAKHPRIGRGPDLAHLGTLGTGNHFIELCLDEADGVWLMLHSGSRGVGNRIGSYFIELAKEDMRRWFINLPDADLAYLAEGTEHFDDYVFAVSWAQDYAATNRQLMLHSAVEALKLSGELPPFELMEEAVNCHHNYISREHHYGKNCFVTRKGAVRAREGDLGIIPGSMGARSYIVRGKGNDEAFHSCSHGAGRVMSREAAKKRFTLEDHVKATAGVECRKDVDVIDETPAAYKPIDAVMAAQADLVEVVHTLKQVVCVKG